A single window of Dermacentor albipictus isolate Rhodes 1998 colony chromosome 1, USDA_Dalb.pri_finalv2, whole genome shotgun sequence DNA harbors:
- the LOC135919365 gene encoding uncharacterized protein translates to MPGGKQSTSPSRSQQGFALCAYGTSVVLGTALLLRFLAPNFPLLVQRAPADASAVVGGPDYCCPELQRELAATVNESVDPCDDFVRYACGDIRQRIRRRDYEKSWFHGKLWLPALTGAAQDDASVLLRQLYLSCARNDFGSKHAFADAGAALLEALNLRSTDALSIPALIVKITASFRIDFFVRVRIVQARSASSCNIHVFKKAARGIDRQAFEYQGDTARVFELRDSPLNLTSIHLDVLDVMRDAPNDWNQLVTALKADDGTDEPVNASSQVGGQILWRAALALYGLWQPRMQISIEEALLLQQLMQLFMVRWKDVSVIYIFHLSTWSLVSYAMGDRYTLAFPGQWQDSCSRELRQYHYLWAAAAAYQKTSGTSDLVVASFVNAILGEVQTESAQLFPDVSLSVERALNFVIPAELFPADWSVPNATDSYWANRLMIREWLTGVILTSESADPRLLEKISAGKPASTTFFVDPTMYASIRDDVGDKFIVNDALFGVDLATWVWEFVLNNITSRRSAKAAEFLRCLDNTIKPRRLREVALFLAVRSIRKIRSAVNWDELSLSIGSLKPFSNSKLFYVAFFNQGLCKKALRGLEIETNVRGYADVLRYAAYFQDTFKCLPTGVNSKYCFAGEHS, encoded by the exons ATGCCGGGAGGAAAGCAGTCGACGAGCCCGTCTCGCAGCCAGCAGGGATTCGCGCTTTGCGCCTACGGCACGTCCGTGGTGCTGGGCACGGCGTTGCTGCTGCGATTTCTGGCGCCCAATTTCCCGTTGCTGGTCCAGCGAGCACCCGCGGACGCCTCCGCCGTCGTGGGGGGCCCCGACTACTGCTGCCCCGAGCTACAGCGGGAGCTGGCAGCCACGGTCAACGAAAGCGTCGATCCCTGCGACGACTTCGTTCG GTATGCCTGCGGGGACATACGGCAGAGAATACGGCGACGAGATTACGAGAAAAGCTGGTTTCACGGCAAGCTCTGGCTTCCCGCGCTCACGGGTGCGGCCCAGGACGACGCCAGTGTCCTACTGCGGCAGCTGTACCTTAGCTGCGCACGCAACGACTTCGGCTCTAAGCACGCGTTCGCTGATGCCGGCGCGGCTCTCCTCGAAGCCCTGAATTTGAGGAGCACCGACGCTCTGAGCATACCGGCGCTCATCGTCAAGATCACCGCCTCGTTTCGCATCGATTTTTTCGTCCGCGTGCGCATCGTGCAAGCGCGCAGTGCTTCCAGCTGCAACATCCACGTGTTCAAGAAGGCCGCTCGCGGCATCGACAGGCAGGCCTTCGAGTACCAAGGAGACACTGCTAGGGTCTTCGAGCTGAGGGACAGTCCCTTGAACTTGACGTCGATACACCTGGACGTCTTGGACGTGATGCGAGACGCACCGAACGACTGGAACCAACTCGTGACAGCCCTCAAAGCGGACGACGGCACAGACGAGCCGGTCAATGCGAGCTCACAAGTCGGTGGCCAGATACTGTGGCGGGCGGCTCTGGCACTGTATGGCCTGTGGCAGCCGCGCATGCAGATCTCGATCGAGGAGGCTCTGCTCCTGCAGCAGCTCATGCAGCTGTTCATGGTCCGGTGGAAGGACGTGTCGGTCATTTACATATTCCACCTGAGCACCTGGAGCCTGGTGTCGTACGCGATGGGCGACCGCTACACCCTAGCGTTCCCAGGACAGTGGCAGGACTCGTGCAGCCGCGAGCTGCGGCAGTACCACTACCTGTGGGCGGCGGCCGCGGCCTACCAGAAGACGTCCGGCACCTCGGACCTCGTCGTAGCTTCGTTTGTCAACGCGATTCTCGGCGAGGTACAGACGGAAAGCGCACAGCTCTTCCCGGACGTCTCCCTCTCCGTCGAGCGGGCGCTCAACTTCGTCATCCCTGCCGAACTTTTCCCAGCGGACTGGagcgtcccgaacgccactgaCTCTTACTGGGCGAACAGGCTCATGATACGCGAATGGTTGACAGGAGTAATTCTTACCTCGGAGAGCGCGGACCCGCGTTTGCTTGAGAAGATCTCCGCTGGGAAGCCAGCTTCAACAACTTTCTTTGTGGATCCCACGATGTACGCGAGCATTCGAGACGACGTCGGAGACAAATTTATCGTGAACGACGCACTATTCGGAGTCGACCTGGCCACATGGGTGTGGGAGTTTGTGCTCAACAACATAACAAGCCGAAGGAGCGCGAAGGCCGCGGAGTTCCTCAGGTGCCTCGATAACACAATTAAGCCTCGGCGCCTGCGTGAAGTAGCCCTCTTTCTGGCTGTCCGGTCGATACGGAAGATCCGCAGCGCAGTCAATTGGGACGAGCTATCTTTAAGTATCGGCAGCTTGAAGCCTTTCTCGAACAGCAAGCTTTTCTACGTTGCGTTCTTCAACCAGGGGTTGTGCAAGAAAGCACTCCGCGGCCTCGAAATAGAGACGAACGTACGCGGCTATGCGGACGTACTGAGGTATGCAGCATATTTTCAAGATACCTTCAAGTGTCTGCCCACCGGCGTTAATTCGAAATACTGCTTCGCTGGCGAACATTCATAG